In a genomic window of Kiritimatiellales bacterium:
- a CDS encoding helix-turn-helix domain-containing protein, protein MKMLRIKDVAGRLCVSTKTVYRLINQGAMVPVKIGRATRIDEAELDEYVNSNRRGLR, encoded by the coding sequence ATGAAGATGCTGAGGATTAAAGACGTAGCCGGACGGCTATGCGTATCTACGAAGACGGTTTACCGTCTGATAAATCAAGGGGCGATGGTGCCGGTAAAAATCGGACGGGCGACCCGTATCGATGAAGCGGAACTCGATGAGTATGTAAATTCAAACCGCAGGGGGCTGAGATGA